In the genome of Schistocerca piceifrons isolate TAMUIC-IGC-003096 chromosome X, iqSchPice1.1, whole genome shotgun sequence, one region contains:
- the LOC124722876 gene encoding adenosine 5'-monophosphoramidase HINT1 produces MAGEVESARQATPGGDTIFGKILRKEIPCNFIYEDDQCVAFQDINPQAPTHFLVIPRKPIQRLSESSDSDEQLLGHLMSTAAKVAKQQGLKNGFRLVVNDGPDGCQSVYHLHIHILGGRQMGWPPG; encoded by the exons ATGGCTGGAGAAGTGGAAAGCGCTAGACAGGCAACACCTGGTGGCGACACTATTTTtggcaaaatattaagaaaagaaatTCCGTGTAATTTCATTTATGAAGATGACCAG TGTGTTGCCTTTCAGGATATTAATCCACAGGCACCTACGCACTTTCTAGTTATTCCACGTAAACCAATACAAAGGCTTTCCGAATCAAGTGATAGTGATGAACAG ttgctcggccacctcaTGAGCACTGCAGCGAAGGTAGCCAAGCAGCAGGGACTGAAAAATGGCTTTAGGCTAGTGGTGAATGATGGACCAGATGGATGTCAGTCAGTTTACCACCTGCATATACATATTCTTGGAGGCCGTCAGATGGGATGGCCACCAGGTTAA